In Ursus arctos isolate Adak ecotype North America unplaced genomic scaffold, UrsArc2.0 scaffold_3, whole genome shotgun sequence, one DNA window encodes the following:
- the KLHDC10 gene encoding kelch domain-containing protein 10 isoform X2 produces MSAAQGWDRNRRRGGGAAGSGGGGGGKKKIRWDPVRRRFIQSCPIIRIPNRFLRGHRPPPARSGHRCVADNTNLYVFGGYNPDYDESGGPDNEDYPLFRELWRYHFATGVWHQMGTDGYMPRELASMSLVLHGNNLLVFGGTGIPFGESNGNDVHVCNVKYKRWALLSCRGKKPSRIYGQAMAIINGSLYVFGGTTGYIYSTDLHKLDLNTREWTQLKPNNLSCDLPEERYRHEIAHDGQRIYILGGGTSWTAYSLNKIHAYNLETNAWEEIATKPHEKIGFPAARRCHSCVQIKNDVFICGGYNGEVILGDIWKLNLQTFQWVKLPATMPEPVYFHCAAVTPAGCMYIHGGVVNIHENKRTGSLFKIWLVVPSLLELAWEKLLAAFPNLANLSRTQLLHLGLTQGLIERLK; encoded by the exons GTAAGAAGAAAATACGATGGGACCCAGTTAGGAGGCGCTTCATTCAGTCCTGTCCCATCATAAGGATCCCTAACAGGTTTTTGAGAG GCCACAGACCTCCACCAGCACGAAGTGGACATCGTTGTGTGGCAGATAATACCAACCTCTATGTGTTTGGAGGTTATAACCCAGATTATGATGAATCTGGAGGGCCAGATAATGAAGACTACCCTCTCTTCAGGGAGCTTTGGAGGTACCATTTTGCTACCGGAGTATGGCACCAGATGGGCACAGACGGCTACATGCCCCGGGAATTGGCATCTATGTCAC TTGTGCTGCATGGAAACAACCTGTTGGTATTTGGAGGTACAGGCATCCCGTTTGGTGAGAGCAACGGCAATGACGTCCACGTGTGTAATGTGAAGTATAAGAGATGGGCTTTACTCAGCTGTCGGGGGAAGAAACCCAGTCGTATATATGGACAG GCCATGGCGATCATCAATGGCTCCCTTTATGTTTTTGGAGGAACAACTGGCTATATTTACAGCACAGATCTGCACAAATTAGATCTCAATACCAGAGAGTGGACACAACTGAAACCAAACAACCTATCCTGTGATCTGCCAGAAGAGAG ATACAGACATGAAATTGCACATGACGGGCAGAGGATCTACATCTTGGGAGGCGGTACTTCCTGGACAGCTTATTCTTTAAACAAG atCCATGCATACAACCTTGAAACGAATGCATGGGAGGAAATTGCCACAAAGCCCCatgaaaaaatag GTTTTCCTGCAGCCCGAAGATGTCACAGTtgtgttcaaataaaaaatg ATGTGTTCATTTGTGGGGGCTATAACGGAGAAGTGATCCTGGGGGATATCTGGAAGTTGAACCTGCAGACTTTTCAGTGGGTGAAGCTCCCAGCTACCATGCCCGAGCCAGTTTATTTTCACTGTGCAGCTGTTACACCG GCTGGTTGCATGTACATTCATGGAGGAGTGGTGAACATCCATGAAAACAAACGGACTGGGTCATTGTTTAAGATCTGGCTGGTGGTACCTAGCCTGCTGGAACTGGCATGGGAGAAGCTGCTTGCGGCCTTCCCTAACCTAGCAAACCTCTCCCGAACACAGCTTCTGCACCTTGGACTCACACAGGGACTCATCGAGCGCTTGAAATGA